In Streptococcus oralis, a single window of DNA contains:
- a CDS encoding PBECR4 domain-containing protein — translation MENMENFEVYRNPNYTEKIKLQRFFTQLQIAASFFKEHFVGKIMYYETEIESVELHFSPTNFMHLCGVDYRKGAGSFFDDCLNRHVIIDELKIKKDGTTMQKLQVLGSIEELLGKHVHLTGSGRYLYLEFDYALRTRKQILALTLKETSRKIVPQSLLDLKRKTVFPKGQKVISIYSKHLQTSELFYYLKD, via the coding sequence ATGGAAAATATGGAGAATTTTGAAGTTTATCGTAATCCTAATTACACCGAAAAAATAAAACTTCAGCGTTTTTTTACACAGTTACAAATTGCGGCTTCTTTTTTTAAAGAACACTTTGTTGGCAAAATCATGTATTATGAAACGGAAATTGAAAGTGTTGAACTTCATTTTTCACCTACTAATTTCATGCACCTATGTGGTGTTGATTACCGAAAAGGTGCAGGCAGTTTCTTTGATGATTGTTTAAATAGACATGTCATAATTGATGAGTTGAAAATAAAAAAAGATGGAACCACGATGCAAAAGTTACAAGTTTTAGGATCCATTGAGGAGTTATTGGGAAAGCATGTTCATCTAACTGGTTCAGGACGTTATTTGTATTTGGAGTTTGATTATGCTCTACGTACAAGAAAACAGATACTAGCATTAACATTGAAAGAGACATCTAGGAAAATTGTTCCTCAATCTTTATTAGATTTGAAGAGAAAGACCGTATTTCCAAAAGGTCAAAAAGTAATTTCAATTTACTCAAAACATTTACAAACGTCGGAACTTTTTTATTATTTAAAAGATTAG
- a CDS encoding DEAD/DEAH box helicase family protein has protein sequence MEVMQLLAMFRGTIPKDREKMDLFLRYQAQHFDEKWQDLVESFLAEECKIEEIPHVYSFHQDIISFLEASSENNDQDLESYTRNFGQAGLSKLSQLSNFEKNLVLEVATYNLSTRFYIQSEKEKLTPLSELVCHQKQDVNLVNVYRVANNLSDRISRDIEEFLLMVDSKELKKEILEIHFEEKEGEVLAYLGSELMATLDTVTNLVHHEENYQQLPLTQKLKIITHFDEVKAIREKSKQVEESLSPSSDIEQETEETNSFSNVDKIVEEALREYPIGSQVSYKGQVFQLVSIENAQLNDLVRLELFNDSNQLFEENPILYLNSLEEIEQALSLVELEKEDSEIEIDSSSESQEIDLFSYLEEENEKDKETETLIVGIEETDVPVLDFVFPDDLEDFYPKTNREKIETNIAAIDLVKRLEKEGRQANPEEQELLAKYVGWGGLANEFFDELNPKYETERLTLKSLVSKSEYSTMKQSSLTAYYTDPMIIRQIWQKLVDDGFEGGRILDPSMGTGNFFAAMPRSIRDKSELYGVELDSVTGAIAKQLHPNTHIEVRGFEEVPYQNNSFDLVLTNVPFGNFRIADKNYDKPYMIHDYFVKHSLDLVRDGGQVSIISSIGTMDKRTDNVLQEIKTNTHFLGGVRLPDTAFKKIAGTRVTTDLLFFQKDQAKNLNEEELVFSGSIPFEEDKRVWINPYFDGKYNTQVLGEYEVRNFNGGTLNVKGVSETLATDIMESLENVEAPKPIDNSLKAPVFIQEEVDNSIPSRIRENLALYSFGYEGNQIYYRDTHGIRKSSKVDEISYYVDEKGDFKAWDSSLSEHKIDRFVQLHLTDEEALDVYKSEEASKRGKYKGLFKKTVFYESPLSDKDISRIKGMVDLRETYQSLIKIQRHQDYSRTDFQVLLSKLNHDYDRFVSQFGYLNASINRNLFDSDDKYSLLASLEDEYIDSKDQKVKYKKSLAFEKALVRPERVIARVSTALDALNSSLSDGRGVDLDYMVSIYPEHSQAAILDELGDQILMDPESYLRGERKYLSKNQFLSGDILNKIEVVQLLVEENNQEYDWNHALDLLESVRPPRIHLADIEFKIGSRWIPQSVYGKFAFECFTNREFELSSPDVEQVIEVNPVDGQVHLRTSFAYRYPSAKDSSLGVSGSRYDTGRKVFENLLNSNQPTITMTVTEGEKKKTITDLEKTSVLRAKEQHLQEHFQDFVSRYPEVQQVIEESYNRLYNRTVSREYDGSHLVIDGLAQNISLRPHKENAIQRIVEEKRALLAHEVGSGKTLTMLGAGFKLKELGMVHKPLYVVPSSLSAQFGQEIMKFFPTKKVFVTTKKDFVKARRKQFVSRIITGDYDAIVIGDSQFEKIPVSKERQMNYIEDKLNELREIKTHSENKYTVKEAEQSISGLEKQLEELQRFNRDSFIDFENLGIDFLFVDEAHHFKNIRPITGLGNVAGITNTTSKKNVDMEMKVRQIQEEHDFKNIVFATGTPVSNSISELYTMMNYIQPDILKRYQVDYFDSWVGAFGEIQNSMELAPTGDKYQPKKRFKKFVNLPELMKIYKETADIQTQDMLDLPVPEAHIIPIESELTENQKLYLEELVMRSDAVKCGTVDPSQDNMLKITGEARKLAIDMRLLDSSYSLADNHKLLQVVDNVERIYREGMENKATQMIFSDIGTPKKKDNGFDVYSEIKALLVDRGVPSKEIAFVHDANSDEKKNSLSRKVNAGEVRILLASTEKGGTGLNVQSKMKAVHHLDVPWRPSDIQQRNGRIIRQGNENKEVDIYHYITKGSFDNYLWATQENKLRYIKQIMTSKEPIRAAEDIDEQTMTASDFKALATGNPYLKYKMELENDLTLLENQRRAFQRSKDHYRHTISYCEENMPILEKRLSKYEGDIQQSEMSKDQAFSMTVGKQAFDQRSEAGESLHRLIRHNQADSKEFRTLASYRGFDIKMLSLPTNQPLPETFSVKIVGENQYSVSLDLYSPLGTIQRLQHTIDHIKEDQVKTQNLLDELKDKWTTAKVEIEKNFPKEEEYQTKKAEYDVLAPLIETETDLDIIDQALRQFYEKGKEKQEQLSFELD, from the coding sequence ATGGAAGTAATGCAATTATTGGCAATGTTTCGTGGAACAATTCCAAAAGATAGGGAGAAAATGGACCTATTTCTTCGCTATCAGGCGCAACATTTTGATGAGAAATGGCAGGACCTGGTAGAGAGTTTTTTGGCTGAAGAGTGCAAGATAGAAGAGATACCTCATGTCTATTCGTTTCATCAAGATATTATTTCTTTCCTAGAGGCTAGTTCTGAAAATAATGACCAAGATTTAGAAAGTTACACAAGAAATTTTGGACAAGCAGGTCTAAGTAAATTATCTCAATTAAGTAATTTTGAGAAAAACTTGGTGCTAGAAGTCGCAACCTATAACCTTTCCACTCGATTTTATATCCAATCTGAAAAAGAGAAGCTAACACCATTAAGTGAGCTTGTATGTCATCAGAAACAGGATGTCAATTTAGTCAATGTCTATCGGGTTGCGAATAATCTATCTGACCGCATTAGTAGAGATATAGAGGAGTTTCTTCTAATGGTTGATTCCAAAGAACTAAAAAAAGAGATTCTTGAGATTCATTTTGAAGAAAAAGAAGGAGAGGTTCTAGCCTATTTGGGTTCAGAATTGATGGCTACTTTAGATACCGTTACGAATCTTGTCCATCATGAAGAAAACTACCAACAACTTCCACTGACACAAAAGCTGAAGATTATTACTCATTTTGATGAAGTAAAGGCTATAAGAGAAAAGTCTAAGCAAGTAGAGGAATCCTTATCTCCTTCAAGTGATATTGAACAGGAAACGGAAGAAACGAACTCCTTTTCTAATGTCGATAAAATTGTAGAAGAAGCTTTGAGGGAATATCCAATCGGTTCACAAGTAAGTTATAAAGGACAAGTATTTCAGTTGGTTTCGATTGAAAATGCACAGTTAAATGACTTAGTTCGCCTAGAGCTATTCAATGATTCCAACCAGTTATTTGAAGAGAACCCTATCTTATACTTGAACAGTTTGGAAGAGATTGAACAAGCCTTATCTCTCGTAGAACTTGAAAAAGAAGATTCAGAGATTGAGATTGATTCATCAAGTGAAAGTCAGGAAATAGATTTGTTTTCCTATCTGGAAGAAGAAAATGAAAAGGATAAGGAAACAGAAACGCTTATTGTAGGCATAGAAGAGACGGATGTCCCTGTTCTAGATTTTGTTTTTCCAGATGATTTAGAGGACTTTTACCCTAAGACAAATCGAGAAAAAATTGAAACGAATATCGCCGCAATTGACCTTGTTAAAAGATTAGAAAAAGAGGGACGACAAGCGAATCCAGAAGAACAAGAACTACTAGCTAAGTATGTTGGATGGGGTGGTCTTGCCAATGAATTTTTCGATGAACTCAATCCAAAGTATGAAACAGAACGTTTAACTCTTAAGAGTTTAGTAAGTAAATCAGAGTACTCCACTATGAAACAAAGTTCTCTCACAGCCTATTATACAGACCCAATGATTATTCGCCAGATTTGGCAAAAATTAGTGGACGACGGCTTTGAGGGAGGAAGGATTTTAGATCCTTCTATGGGTACTGGGAACTTCTTTGCGGCTATGCCTAGAAGTATACGAGATAAATCAGAACTCTATGGGGTTGAATTAGACAGTGTGACAGGCGCAATCGCAAAACAACTACATCCCAATACCCATATTGAAGTGCGAGGATTTGAAGAAGTTCCCTATCAAAATAATAGTTTTGATTTAGTCTTAACGAATGTTCCTTTTGGAAATTTTCGCATTGCCGATAAAAACTATGATAAACCTTATATGATTCATGATTACTTTGTCAAACACTCACTTGATTTAGTAAGAGACGGAGGACAAGTGTCGATTATCTCATCTATCGGGACAATGGATAAACGGACAGATAATGTTTTACAAGAGATTAAAACCAATACTCATTTTTTAGGGGGAGTTCGTTTGCCGGATACAGCTTTTAAAAAGATTGCAGGTACTCGAGTGACCACAGACCTCCTCTTCTTTCAAAAGGATCAAGCAAAGAATCTTAATGAAGAGGAACTTGTTTTTAGTGGTTCTATTCCGTTTGAGGAGGATAAGCGTGTCTGGATCAATCCTTATTTTGATGGGAAATACAACACACAAGTTTTGGGTGAATATGAAGTACGTAATTTTAATGGAGGAACCCTCAATGTTAAGGGGGTATCAGAAACATTAGCTACTGACATTATGGAATCATTAGAGAATGTGGAAGCACCTAAACCAATTGACAATTCTTTGAAAGCACCTGTTTTTATCCAAGAAGAAGTGGATAATTCTATCCCAAGTCGTATACGTGAGAACTTAGCGCTCTATTCTTTTGGATATGAGGGAAATCAAATTTATTACCGAGATACGCATGGCATTCGGAAAAGTTCAAAAGTAGACGAAATTAGTTATTATGTAGATGAGAAGGGAGATTTTAAAGCATGGGACAGTTCTTTGTCTGAACATAAAATAGACCGATTCGTTCAACTTCATTTGACAGATGAGGAAGCACTAGATGTTTACAAGTCAGAAGAAGCGAGTAAAAGAGGGAAATATAAGGGACTGTTCAAAAAAACTGTCTTTTATGAAAGCCCCTTATCGGATAAGGATATTAGTCGTATTAAGGGCATGGTTGATTTGAGAGAGACCTATCAATCCTTAATTAAAATTCAACGTCATCAAGATTATAGTCGGACAGATTTTCAGGTATTACTTAGTAAACTCAATCATGACTATGACCGCTTTGTAAGTCAATTTGGATACTTGAATGCCTCAATCAATCGGAACTTATTTGATAGTGACGATAAGTATTCCTTACTAGCTAGTTTGGAAGATGAGTATATTGATTCTAAAGACCAGAAAGTGAAATATAAAAAATCTTTAGCTTTTGAGAAAGCATTGGTTAGACCAGAGAGAGTGATTGCAAGAGTTTCAACGGCTCTAGATGCCTTAAACTCTAGTTTATCGGATGGTAGAGGGGTTGATTTAGACTATATGGTATCAATTTACCCTGAACATAGCCAAGCTGCTATTTTAGATGAGTTAGGTGACCAGATTTTAATGGATCCAGAAAGCTATTTAAGAGGAGAAAGAAAATATCTTTCTAAGAACCAGTTTTTATCAGGAGATATTCTCAACAAGATAGAAGTAGTTCAACTATTAGTAGAGGAAAACAACCAAGAATATGATTGGAACCATGCTTTAGATTTGTTAGAATCTGTTCGCCCTCCACGGATTCATCTGGCAGATATTGAGTTTAAAATAGGGTCACGTTGGATTCCTCAATCCGTTTATGGTAAATTTGCCTTTGAATGTTTTACCAATCGTGAATTTGAATTGTCTTCGCCAGATGTTGAACAAGTCATTGAAGTGAATCCTGTCGATGGCCAGGTTCATTTAAGGACATCATTTGCTTATCGCTATCCAAGTGCCAAAGATAGTAGTCTTGGAGTCAGTGGGTCACGTTATGATACAGGAAGAAAGGTTTTTGAGAATTTACTAAATTCAAACCAACCGACGATTACTATGACTGTTACGGAAGGAGAAAAGAAAAAGACCATCACAGATTTGGAAAAAACCTCTGTTCTAAGAGCAAAAGAGCAGCATTTACAAGAGCACTTTCAAGACTTTGTCTCACGGTATCCAGAAGTCCAACAAGTTATCGAAGAAAGTTATAATCGTCTTTATAATCGAACGGTTAGTCGAGAGTATGACGGTAGCCATCTAGTCATTGATGGCTTAGCACAAAACATCAGTCTTCGTCCTCACAAAGAGAATGCTATTCAAAGAATCGTAGAAGAAAAAAGAGCCTTATTAGCTCATGAGGTAGGTTCAGGAAAGACCTTGACAATGCTTGGTGCTGGGTTTAAATTAAAGGAGTTGGGGATGGTTCATAAGCCCTTGTATGTGGTGCCCTCTAGTTTGTCTGCTCAGTTTGGCCAAGAAATCATGAAATTTTTCCCGACTAAAAAAGTCTTTGTGACCACTAAGAAAGATTTTGTGAAGGCGAGAAGAAAACAATTTGTGTCCCGTATTATTACAGGAGATTACGATGCCATTGTCATTGGGGATTCTCAATTTGAAAAAATCCCTGTCAGTAAGGAAAGACAGATGAACTATATAGAGGATAAACTTAATGAACTACGAGAGATTAAAACACATTCTGAAAATAAGTATACCGTTAAAGAAGCAGAGCAATCAATAAGTGGTCTAGAGAAACAATTGGAAGAACTCCAACGCTTCAATCGTGATAGCTTTATTGATTTTGAAAATCTAGGAATTGATTTTCTCTTTGTGGATGAAGCACATCACTTTAAAAATATTCGTCCAATTACTGGACTTGGGAATGTAGCAGGGATTACCAATACAACGTCTAAGAAGAATGTGGATATGGAAATGAAGGTTCGACAGATTCAGGAAGAACATGATTTTAAAAATATTGTCTTTGCGACAGGAACACCTGTTTCCAATTCTATTAGTGAGTTATATACTATGATGAACTATATTCAACCAGATATCTTAAAACGTTATCAAGTTGATTATTTTGACTCTTGGGTAGGTGCTTTTGGAGAAATTCAAAACTCTATGGAATTAGCTCCTACAGGGGATAAGTACCAACCTAAGAAGCGATTTAAAAAATTTGTCAATCTTCCTGAGTTGATGAAAATCTATAAAGAAACAGCCGACATTCAAACACAAGATATGTTGGATTTACCTGTTCCAGAAGCTCATATTATCCCTATTGAGAGTGAGTTAACTGAAAACCAGAAACTCTATTTAGAAGAATTAGTTATGAGGTCAGATGCGGTTAAATGTGGAACAGTTGATCCAAGCCAGGATAACATGTTAAAAATTACGGGTGAGGCACGAAAACTAGCTATTGATATGCGTTTATTGGACTCTAGCTATAGTCTAGCAGACAATCATAAACTGCTTCAGGTAGTGGATAATGTTGAGAGAATTTATCGTGAGGGAATGGAAAATAAGGCTACTCAGATGATTTTTTCAGATATTGGCACACCTAAGAAAAAGGATAATGGCTTTGATGTCTATTCTGAAATAAAGGCTTTATTAGTTGATAGAGGAGTCCCTAGTAAAGAAATTGCCTTTGTACATGATGCCAATAGTGATGAAAAGAAGAATAGTTTGTCTCGAAAAGTCAATGCAGGAGAGGTGCGGATTCTCCTTGCTTCAACTGAAAAAGGAGGAACAGGTTTAAATGTTCAGAGCAAGATGAAAGCAGTTCATCACCTGGATGTACCGTGGAGACCAAGTGATATTCAGCAACGCAATGGACGGATTATCCGACAGGGAAATGAAAACAAGGAAGTGGATATTTACCACTATATTACCAAAGGTTCGTTTGATAATTATCTATGGGCAACTCAGGAGAACAAACTCCGTTATATTAAGCAGATTATGACTTCTAAGGAGCCGATTCGTGCTGCAGAAGATATTGATGAGCAGACCATGACAGCTTCTGATTTTAAGGCACTAGCAACAGGTAATCCTTATCTCAAATATAAGATGGAACTAGAGAATGATCTAACTCTATTAGAAAATCAAAGACGCGCCTTTCAGCGCAGCAAGGATCACTATCGTCATACAATCTCCTACTGTGAAGAAAATATGCCCATTCTTGAGAAACGATTAAGCAAGTATGAAGGCGACATTCAACAGTCTGAAATGTCGAAAGACCAGGCATTTTCTATGACGGTAGGTAAGCAAGCTTTTGATCAACGATCTGAAGCAGGGGAATCCCTACACCGTCTTATCCGTCATAATCAAGCTGACAGCAAAGAATTTCGAACCCTAGCAAGCTATCGAGGATTTGACATTAAAATGCTTAGTCTTCCAACAAATCAACCTCTTCCTGAAACCTTCTCTGTTAAGATTGTAGGAGAAAATCAGTATTCTGTCAGTTTAGATTTGTATTCTCCTTTGGGGACAATTCAAAGGCTTCAGCATACGATTGATCACATTAAAGAGGACCAAGTAAAAACACAGAACCTATTGGATGAATTAAAGGATAAATGGACTACTGCTAAAGTAGAAATTGAGAAAAATTTTCCAAAGGAAGAGGAGTATCAAACTAAAAAGGCCGAATACGATGTACTCGCGCCATTGATTGAAACAGAAACGGATTTAGATATTATTGATCAGGCCTTAAGACAATTCTACGAAAAAGGAAAAGAAAAGCAAGAACAACTTTCTTTTGAATTAGATTAA
- a CDS encoding phage tail tip lysozyme codes for MKDKREIIRARKAFRRSLKDEKKFLKKGKEEVKKQKKDSAVLDEKAWKKEIKEKLEEMREASKARVKQANEDYNHILQNSPPSLLNRKELRDRRLPHARKRLKIAKKQFKEAKIEAKEERKESRKERKTNQKFFYGQESKHKSNFFFQGKSLEELKAKKEVKAAKENLKSTKQAYKSKKVSRKAKTFLYVLGREGGELASENEDLEGYRTLQETIRKGKRYSRLSYNLGKASVKTGQATGRFTKKRLTNTKERYHHFKDGKGWKLAKDNPSSFKNRFRKLKKQGLTSVRNIYQKLKAAFSFFTFAAGNPVTWIVGGIVFLLLLIMSFFLGFSSASLIQQDEFELTKAYTHLTWEDAEHTRTNDKGITYYTKVDDVMGYMNFKFHDYELHKPVHLFSSETYKDYLSTLWHDLNDGDDLKSMQDLYETPKYKLSKDDQEEIKELKEEGIYTSMQELDNPFEGKSNEDSLTMTYRYGYYDLDGKPTLQEYILLEAKAHQTIVAPMDGVVSLDGDDVILTNGKGENESRLTLYSIHNGRAIEGTRVLTGDVIGETPDDTGLKVSYQKYKNKKEKLVYVNPQFYFPKVIQLQTTILPAIGQFGGDEFERAKHIYEFLKSQGASPQAIAAILGNWSVESSINPKRAEGDYLSPPVGATDSSWDDENWLAIGGPAIYSGAYPNILHRGLGLGQWTDTADGSTRHTALLNYANIKNKKWYDLDLQLDFMLHGDSPYYQSWLKDFFKNTGSAANLAQLFLTYWEGNSGDKLLERQTRATEWYYQIEKGFSQTNGGQAKSDPQSLEGVRGDLYEHSVPGGGDGMAYAYGQCTWGVAARMNQLGLKLKGSNGEKIPIINTMENGQDWVATASSLGGETGSTPRAGAIVSFVGGTHGTPADYGHVAFVEKVYDDGSFLVSETNYGGNPNYTFRKISQADSAISFAYTTK; via the coding sequence ATGAAGGATAAAAGAGAAATCATACGTGCCCGAAAGGCATTTAGAAGAAGTCTAAAAGATGAGAAGAAATTCTTGAAAAAAGGAAAGGAGGAGGTGAAGAAACAGAAAAAAGATTCCGCTGTACTGGATGAAAAAGCATGGAAAAAAGAGATAAAGGAAAAGCTAGAGGAGATGAGAGAAGCTTCAAAGGCTAGAGTAAAACAAGCAAATGAAGACTACAATCATATTCTTCAAAATAGTCCTCCATCTCTTTTAAATCGTAAAGAATTAAGAGACAGACGGTTGCCTCATGCTAGGAAACGATTGAAAATAGCCAAGAAGCAATTTAAGGAAGCAAAGATAGAAGCAAAAGAAGAAAGAAAAGAGAGTCGTAAAGAAAGAAAAACCAATCAAAAATTTTTCTACGGTCAGGAATCGAAACATAAATCTAATTTTTTCTTTCAAGGAAAGAGTTTAGAAGAATTAAAAGCTAAGAAAGAAGTCAAGGCCGCAAAAGAGAATCTAAAATCTACTAAACAAGCCTATAAGTCCAAAAAAGTCAGTAGGAAAGCCAAAACTTTTCTTTATGTCCTTGGACGTGAAGGTGGAGAGTTAGCTTCAGAAAATGAAGATTTAGAAGGCTATCGCACACTTCAAGAGACAATTAGAAAAGGAAAACGCTACAGTCGCCTTTCTTATAACCTTGGAAAAGCTAGTGTCAAAACAGGACAAGCAACAGGTCGTTTTACCAAGAAAAGACTGACCAACACAAAAGAGCGATACCATCATTTTAAGGATGGAAAAGGATGGAAACTAGCGAAAGATAACCCAAGTTCCTTTAAAAATCGGTTTCGAAAATTAAAGAAACAAGGTCTTACAAGTGTCCGAAATATCTATCAAAAACTAAAAGCAGCCTTTTCCTTCTTTACATTTGCGGCTGGAAATCCTGTAACCTGGATAGTTGGAGGAATAGTCTTTCTTCTTTTACTTATAATGAGCTTCTTTTTAGGATTTTCATCTGCTAGTTTGATTCAACAAGATGAATTTGAATTAACAAAAGCTTATACCCACCTAACTTGGGAAGATGCAGAACATACTCGCACAAATGACAAAGGAATTACTTATTACACAAAAGTTGATGATGTGATGGGGTATATGAACTTTAAATTCCATGACTATGAGTTACACAAACCAGTTCACTTATTTAGTTCAGAAACTTACAAGGATTATCTGTCTACTTTGTGGCATGATTTAAACGATGGGGATGATTTGAAATCCATGCAAGACCTCTATGAAACTCCTAAGTATAAACTATCGAAAGACGATCAAGAGGAAATAAAGGAACTAAAAGAAGAGGGTATCTATACTTCCATGCAGGAATTGGACAATCCATTTGAGGGGAAAAGCAACGAAGATAGTCTAACCATGACTTATCGTTATGGATACTATGATTTAGACGGAAAACCTACTCTTCAGGAGTATATTCTACTAGAAGCGAAGGCTCACCAAACAATTGTCGCACCAATGGATGGTGTTGTATCTCTAGACGGAGATGATGTTATTCTCACTAACGGAAAAGGAGAGAATGAGAGTCGATTGACCTTGTATTCTATTCATAATGGCCGTGCGATTGAGGGGACAAGAGTCCTAACGGGTGATGTTATTGGTGAGACACCAGACGATACAGGTTTGAAAGTTTCCTATCAAAAGTATAAAAACAAGAAAGAAAAATTGGTGTATGTCAATCCGCAATTTTATTTTCCCAAAGTCATTCAACTTCAGACCACTATCTTACCTGCCATTGGTCAGTTTGGTGGGGATGAGTTTGAACGAGCGAAACATATTTATGAGTTTTTGAAATCTCAAGGGGCAAGTCCCCAAGCCATTGCGGCTATTTTAGGAAATTGGTCGGTAGAGTCTTCTATCAATCCTAAACGAGCTGAGGGAGATTATTTATCTCCTCCTGTTGGCGCTACCGATTCCTCATGGGATGATGAAAACTGGTTAGCGATAGGAGGTCCAGCCATTTATAGTGGTGCTTATCCTAATATTCTTCATAGAGGTCTAGGTTTAGGGCAATGGACAGATACAGCAGATGGGTCAACACGTCATACAGCCTTGTTGAATTATGCAAATATCAAAAATAAGAAGTGGTATGATTTAGACCTCCAACTTGATTTTATGCTTCATGGAGATAGTCCTTACTATCAAAGTTGGTTAAAGGATTTCTTTAAAAATACGGGCAGTGCAGCCAATCTCGCCCAACTCTTCCTCACCTATTGGGAGGGAAATTCTGGTGACAAACTACTGGAAAGACAAACCAGAGCAACGGAATGGTATTACCAAATTGAAAAAGGTTTCAGCCAAACAAATGGAGGACAGGCAAAGAGTGATCCGCAATCCCTTGAAGGGGTTCGTGGAGACTTGTATGAGCATTCTGTTCCTGGTGGTGGAGATGGTATGGCCTATGCCTATGGACAATGTACATGGGGTGTTGCGGCTCGTATGAACCAATTAGGCTTGAAATTAAAAGGAAGCAATGGAGAGAAGATTCCAATCATTAATACCATGGAAAATGGTCAGGACTGGGTTGCGACAGCTTCAAGTCTTGGTGGGGAAACTGGCTCTACACCAAGAGCAGGTGCTATTGTTTCTTTTGTGGGAGGTACACATGGCACACCAGCAGACTATGGTCATGTAGCTTTTGTAGAGAAGGTCTATGATGATGGTTCTTTCCTTGTGTCTGAAACTAACTATGGTGGCAACCCTAACTATACCTTTAGAAAAATCTCTCAAGCAGATAGTGCCATTAGTTTTGCCTATACTACGAAATAG
- a CDS encoding thrombospondin type 3 repeat-containing protein, with amino-acid sequence MEAIYQRDSDQDGLTDAQELALGTNPLSADSDGDGRSDLVEVEEGTNPLEKDLQDIDQTSITEPSSVFMEMKQKISDMMESHYKEFIQALISIETGIENQQDLEDLYTYYMRTDAVSLLSSDLETSPQEVEMEIEL; translated from the coding sequence ATGGAAGCCATTTATCAACGTGATTCGGATCAAGATGGACTAACTGATGCTCAAGAATTGGCGCTAGGAACCAATCCTCTTAGCGCAGATTCTGATGGTGATGGTCGTTCAGACTTAGTGGAAGTAGAAGAAGGAACCAATCCCTTAGAAAAGGATTTACAAGACATAGACCAAACAAGTATAACTGAACCGTCTTCAGTATTTATGGAAATGAAACAAAAGATTTCAGATATGATGGAGAGTCACTACAAGGAATTTATACAGGCTCTGATTAGTATTGAAACAGGGATTGAAAACCAACAAGACCTTGAAGACTTATATACTTACTACATGAGAACAGATGCCGTTTCTCTTTTGTCTAGTGATTTAGAAACCAGTCCTCAAGAGGTTGAAATGGAGATAGAGTTGTAG